The proteins below come from a single Mycolicibacterium sp. TY81 genomic window:
- a CDS encoding FAD-dependent monooxygenase, which yields MQRLPQPRLEALLQDYARSLGVEVRRGQEVVGLQQDDDAVHLEVRGPDGPYRIIAHYVVGCDGVRSRVRELAGIGFPGIVYPEIHRMATVTWPREITARDDGDYDVPGYGRLPWGYSQTEGGIFAIASSEPGWLGLYTSEAPDHDYDDDDPMTLDEFRASVRRVLGVDFPLGEPKRLTRFTYAARHTERYVSGRVLLAGDTAHQIPTGGVAVSAGMLDGVNLAWKLAATLHGWAPPGLLETYHSERHLAGERLLLHAQAQVSLRRGHDPADEALRKVFTELLSDAPALARVGAMIAASDVRYPMPGAQPHPLAGTFASHLPDDVVAALRAARPVFVGPPELCDVAAPWVDRVDILRGQADALLIRPDAHIAWAGASDAGLRDALTYWFGDPR from the coding sequence GTGCAGCGGCTCCCCCAGCCTCGGCTCGAAGCCCTCCTGCAGGACTACGCACGCAGCCTCGGCGTCGAGGTCCGGCGCGGCCAGGAGGTCGTCGGTCTGCAGCAGGACGACGACGCCGTGCATCTCGAGGTCCGCGGTCCGGATGGTCCGTACCGCATCATCGCGCATTACGTCGTGGGCTGCGACGGGGTACGGAGCCGGGTGCGGGAACTGGCCGGCATCGGCTTCCCGGGCATCGTCTACCCCGAGATCCACCGGATGGCCACCGTCACGTGGCCGCGCGAGATCACCGCCCGCGACGACGGCGACTACGACGTCCCGGGCTATGGCCGCCTGCCGTGGGGCTACAGCCAGACCGAGGGCGGCATCTTCGCCATCGCGTCGTCAGAGCCCGGATGGTTGGGCCTGTACACCAGCGAGGCTCCCGACCACGACTACGACGATGACGACCCGATGACGCTGGACGAATTCCGCGCCAGCGTCCGTCGCGTGCTCGGCGTGGACTTCCCGCTCGGCGAGCCAAAGCGGCTGACCCGCTTCACGTACGCGGCCCGGCACACCGAGCGCTACGTGTCGGGCCGGGTGCTGCTGGCCGGTGACACGGCGCACCAGATTCCGACGGGCGGCGTCGCGGTATCGGCCGGGATGCTCGACGGGGTGAACCTCGCGTGGAAGCTCGCCGCCACGCTCCATGGCTGGGCACCGCCCGGCCTGCTCGAGACCTACCACTCCGAACGGCACCTCGCCGGCGAACGCCTGCTGCTGCACGCGCAGGCCCAGGTGTCGTTGCGGCGGGGCCACGACCCGGCCGACGAGGCGCTGCGAAAAGTGTTCACTGAGTTGCTCTCCGACGCGCCCGCGCTTGCGCGCGTCGGCGCGATGATCGCCGCGTCCGACGTCCGGTATCCGATGCCCGGCGCGCAGCCGCACCCGCTGGCCGGGACGTTCGCGTCGCACCTGCCCGACGACGTCGTGGCGGCCCTGCGCGCGGCGCGACCTGTCTTCGTCGGACCACCCGAGCTGTGCGACGTCGCGGCACCGTGGGTGGATCGCGTCGACATCCTCAGGGGCCAGGCCGACGCCCTGCTGATTCGCCCGGATGCACACATCGCGTGGGCCGGCGCCTCGGATGCGGGGCTGCGGGACGCACTCACGTATTGGTTCGGCGATCCGCGATGA
- a CDS encoding DUF899 family protein: MTEQTALPPVVDQDTWRAALDDLRRREKAATREFDAIAAQRRRLPMVELPDYTLIGAEGPVRLADVFDGKSQLIVYNHMWTDGAEWQCSGCTGFTSQFTRLDFLANYDARFVIVTNGPIEEALAYKAKVGNKMEWYSSSESSFGSDMGAAPGTGFAVNVFLRHGDTVYRTWHTDGRGCEQLGHSFALIDVLPYGRQEQWQDSPEGWPQSPTYSKWASSQDIARAYGSNAENGQNR, from the coding sequence ATGACCGAGCAGACCGCCCTGCCGCCAGTGGTCGACCAGGACACCTGGCGGGCCGCCCTCGACGACCTGCGCCGCCGCGAAAAGGCCGCGACGCGCGAATTCGACGCCATCGCCGCACAACGGCGCCGGCTGCCGATGGTCGAGCTGCCCGACTACACCCTGATCGGCGCCGAGGGGCCGGTGCGGCTGGCTGACGTCTTCGACGGCAAGTCCCAGCTGATCGTCTACAACCACATGTGGACCGACGGCGCCGAGTGGCAGTGCTCGGGTTGCACCGGCTTCACCTCGCAGTTCACCCGCCTCGATTTCCTGGCCAATTACGACGCCCGCTTCGTCATCGTCACCAACGGGCCCATCGAGGAAGCCTTGGCCTACAAGGCCAAAGTGGGCAACAAGATGGAGTGGTACTCGTCGTCGGAGAGCAGCTTCGGGTCGGACATGGGCGCCGCGCCCGGCACGGGTTTCGCCGTCAATGTGTTTCTGCGACACGGCGATACGGTGTACCGCACCTGGCACACCGACGGCCGCGGTTGCGAGCAGCTGGGCCACAGTTTCGCGTTGATCGACGTTCTGCCCTACGGCCGCCAGGAGCAGTGGCAGGATTCGCCCGAAGGCTGGCCCCAGTCGCCGACATACTCCAAATGGGCCAGTTCACAGGACATTGCCCGCGCATACGGATCGAACGCAGAGAACGGACAGAACCGATGA